ACTCCCTGTTGCGGGGCCCGGAAGGGAGAGTTGCCAGGGTTAGAGAAGTAGCACTGTGCTTTGGAATTTTTAAAGaaactgcttccagccattgtttttacttcattatgtttgtttttttgtttttaaaagacttgttttttttttctaatggattttaacctccactaattcactcattttatggattatttattgaagattttgaTGCGTTGCACTTTACTttcatttgaacactgttttgtttgttggttttaacaaaagcactttgcacttttggcACCATCCcctttgcttcattgttgtgcctcactgcctagctcatcaatgacattaccgacggtgtagagttcaagagctcccagaaggAAGATGGTGGCATGGAGCGAAACTGCATCGTCACAACCCCTCACATCAGACCTATTATTGCAGGCTATGTTGGGTGAatgtatgatgaaaaatgttggatTGGTGTGATTCATGACTAGAGTGAAGTGGAGTCAGACATCCTGATATTTTTCTTGCATCCATACTATCCTGCAAAGTCTTTCCTTTGTTGGGTGCCATTACAGTGTGTCACTGCACTGCTTAGTGCACCTACAATGGTCCATGGGAAGCTATAGGACCATCGTGATCTCAAAGACAAAGATGGCCTACACTCTGCACTTtgattgaaacagaaatgaaatgggtcACATTCCTGCTGCCTCAATAGCAAAATGTTATCATTTCATTATAATTGGTGCTGTACGTATTTAATAAATCAAACAGCAGTTGTTCATGTGTTATGCTTAATGggcctttgatttatttttttccattaatcctatgcccaagttagtgatgaagaacttgatgattatcATTACTGAGATATGGTGAATTTAACTcatgtttagaatggaaaatcaaaataaaatattcacataagaaaagaagaaaagtaagaCTTCTTTTTAAAAAGAGAAGGATAGATGGGGAAGATTTGGAATGTCCAGGCATTTTGAATTTCTTCCCTAAGTGTATTAAGCTGGTCAGAAAGTTAGACCCAAaattttggttttacatttgacAGGTCAAACCCTGATGCTGTTACTTGTTTGTTTATAACCTCTTGAAAAGCCCCATGTAGGTAATTCAATGTGGAAACAGGAGGCTGTATCAATTAGAAGAATGCTTTTTGAAAGCCCAAGCATGACAAAGTCAAAGatgcaaaatatatacagtatataaactgctcaaatttAAAGGCCCACTTttgaatgagagtatagcattaagtcagtgaaacttgaaggctgttgatctggtcagttaagtagaagaggggcttgttaatcagtttaatgaaatgaacaagagGTGACCTAGAGGCGCAACAATGagaagacccccaaaacaggaatgaatgttTTCACAGGTGGAGGTAGGctactgacatttttccatcctcatctgttttttcactcgttttgcatttgtctatggtccgtgtcactactggtagcatgaggcaggcgatacctggaccctacagaattTGGTTCcaaaggtagtccaacttctccaggatggcacattaatacctgccattgccagaaggtttgctgtgtctcccagaacAGTCTCAAGGTCATGGAGGAGATTCCTGGGGGCAGGCAGTaacacaaggagagctggacagtacccctcgtagaaggtccttaaccaatCAGCAGGACCTGTATCTGTTCCTATGGGCAAGGgggaacaggatgaacactgccagagcctacaaaatgaccttcagaaggccactggtgtgaattttTCTgaccaatcagaaacagacttcatgagggtggcctgagggcccaacgtcctctagtgggccctgtgctcactgccagcaccatggagcttgattggcatttgccatagaataccagaattggcggGTCCATCACTAgcaggcgccctgtgcttttcacagatgagagcaggttcaccctgagcacatgtgacagacgtgaaagggtctggtgaAGCCGTGGAGAATTTTATGCTGCCAGTAATATCATTCAGCATTACCGgattggtggtgggtcagtgatggtatatgtggggaggcatatccatggagggatgcataGACCTATACAGGcgagacaacggcaccttgactgccattaggtattgggatgaaattcttggaccctttgtcagaccctatgctggtgcagtggctcctgggttcctcctggtgcaccacaatgcccggcctcatgtgtttgcaagagtatgcaagcagttcctggaggatgaaggaattgataccattgactggcccccacgctcattTACCTGAATGAAGGAATGAACAAAGAACCCTGGGACGAATTTGCAAAAAACCAGAAGAATAACAGTTGAGGAGGTGCAGGAGAGCTGAATGCTAGTATTGGATCTGCCTATGCCCTGATTCATGACAGTCTTAAGttcaaaggaaggtgactatgtagaaaagtgatgtaatttgttttttaaattctttatagagttaaaaaaaagtgcagaaactttttgaacgtccctcgtatatacacacagatacactGGAACACAGGCACTTGTCCTTTTGTTATGGTGAATACTAACGCTGCAACCATATTCAGGTATAGCATGTTAGGCATTTTCAATTAGAGAGTAATGTTCACTTACTGtactttagtaatttgtttagaTGTTCAGTTAAGATGTTTGCTGTGAAGCCTCGTTATCTGTGGTTCTCCTGAGTTGTCTCAGAATCATTAGGCACATTTACTGTTTTAGGTGTACTGAGGACTGAAAATGACATCTCCGGTGGCTTCTCTTTAACAAGTCACTTAACCATAGTTCTTTTCAACTCCTTTTAACTGGATGTGACAGCAAACACTTTAGTCCATCCATGCATCACCTTAACATTCTAAGATAACTCTACGCTTATTCAGTGTAACGATAAAGGAGGTGAAACAGACTTTATATCTTGGTGTAGAAAGAACtgcctgcaacttaacatcagcaaaactaagaaCTTGGTTATTGAATTTGCCTCACCAAAGAACCTCTATGttcggtcactattcagggaaaGGATGTGGTGGTGGTGCATTGttacaagtacttggaggtcaacatcaatgacaagttggactgctCCCTtatcacagaggaactatataaggaagggcagaacaggctcttttttcttgGGTGACTGCAatcctttaatgtgagaagtggcATAATTTGTATTTTCTATAACTCTGTGTTGGCCTGTGCGTTGTTTTTACCCTGTGGTGTTCTGGGCTGGCAACATCAGTTCAAGAGAGAGCACCTCCAAATTAACAAGGTAATTAAAATAGTAGGCTTAGTCATGGGATGCACTgaggaccccctggaggtagtagagaaTGAAAGAATGAAGACAAACCGAGTGTCATTAAGAACACGCTCAGCCAACAAaacatttagcagaagtgtgtcaagaaacatgacagggctcctttataccagcaaAAATACACATGCAACAGCCAAATTagtggttttctttctttttaattttcatcctTTTAGACATTCTGGTGTGTGATCAGACTATagtgtgtctatctatctgtttgtttatttaagaagcatctgtaaaaagttaaatttcccctttggacaaatatatttgttttgttttcttttcctttacttttcttatctaatctaatccaatCTAAATTTACACAAATGTCTTAAATGTTGtttctgctttgtcattctgtgTAATGAGTGTTGCATAATAAGGAAAAATATAATTGAATTTAGCACAATATTgaaatataaactttaaaaaagtaagggctctgaatacttttACATTAATAAAGCTTTCAAAATAGaggatttaatttgtttataattttatatactgaaatctgtttaattcaaaacaaaaagacaTGAACAGCAAtaactgacaaaacaattatctatctatcatctgttttgtttatttaaagagcatctgtaaaaagtcaaacttcccctggggacaaatatatttcttttctaatctaatctaatctaatctagagCAGGGTCTGGGGGcaaccagagcctatcccagcaatcactgggtgcaaagcagaaaccacATCTGAACATGGCATCAGGCAGACCATTTCATTCAAATCCATATTTTACAGTTCATCTTTTTGCAGGTATAGCTGCCATTTCTTTCAGCCTCACATGGACTGTGGCAGTATCATTGTTTCTGAGAACAACAGACACAATATGCAGTCAGTGGCAGGGCATCATTCACTTTGCCCACTGACCCAGTGATGTGTCTTAACTCCAAAGTAAAATCTAGCTTTACAGAAAACATTCTCCTTTTTACACAAGTAATGTGTTGTCTGCACTTACAATACCCAGGTATATATTTAACAGAGGTCTTTTTCAGGAGTTTTCTCAGCCATTGAAGCTTTATCCATCTTGACCAAAGGCTTGTTATCAGTCGGATGATGTTGGCAAGAGCACTGTTACTCTTTGGTTCAATTCCTACCTCTACTGTGACCCATGCCTTCATAAGGAGTTGGATTGTTTAGAAATTACAAGATAAGTGAAACATTTACTTGTTCCCACCCAGTTCTAAGTCAAATTCACTCCAGGCTGACTGatattatgtttttaattaatttattaatttatttatttttgttctttatttcaccttatacaatttcttatattaggaatttgttagttttcgcataccccttggggtcagagcgcagggtcagccattgtacagcacccctggagcaattgcaggttaagggccttgttcaagggctaTTCAGAGTAGGATCTTTTCTAGTCTAAGCTAGCGAGACCCTgcaagaagtactgcaggaatgGTGGGCTGTGCAGGCCGTGTTTTCCGTATTACCTTTCCTGTCGTTATGCtggtattgtgtttattttattgttcaaTGTTCTtgggtattattattaatattaattatattaagaaACAATTTAGAAATTGTGTTAGGATATGTTCACTTGAGTTCCCTTtctattatattacattttgtttaaacatctgaAGCCATTCgatgtgaaaaatatacaaaactagACAATTATCAGGAAGGGGGAAATGCTTTTTCACCACACAATGCAAGCTTCTTTTTTACACCAGATCATTTCTAGTTCAGTGTGTCTTATTTTTCAGCTATTTCTTCTtgtttcattttggatttttcaCGTGGTTTCTTTTTGTGATTTCAGTATTAAAGATGtgtatttgttttcctttgtttgcTAGGTGGAGTTTCTTCTCTTGATTaagttttaaaacaaatctttgtgttgtgtttaattaaaaatttcagGCAGTATCACATAAACATATCACTATATGCTCTCATCCTTATTTTCAGTTGACCACCAGCCTGTATCTGCTGTTAATTTTCTGCCAAGTGCTAGATGACATAATTGTACTTTTTCCATAGCAGTGGAACCCTAGAGCAATCTCTCAAGACTGATTTCACATTCCTGGACTGTCTTATCACATTAAGATTTTACACTATCACTATTACTAACAACTTCCCTTCACAAGTGCTTGAGGATTGTGTGCGTATGACTCTTTATTCACAGTATAGAAGTTACTTTATTCATAGTATGGACCTTGGCCTGTTTGTATTTTACAGGCCATTTAAGTAGCATTTTTATAGAAATTTCTTTAAGCAATGCCTACCATACAGACATTCACCCGCAGTCAAGAACTCATTTTATTAAGGATTAATGATGCCAAATATTTACACAGGTTCTCACATCTCCCTCCTGTTTCTGTCTCCTAGGCTTCTCCCCTGTATGAATTCTGATGTGCCTCTTTAAATCACCACTGTTTGAAAATTGTTTGCTACACACAGAACAGTAATAtggtttttctccagtatgaattcttaaATGTCGATTAAGATCACTAATTTGTGAGAATAGTTTCCCACATTCACTACAGGaataaggcttctctccagtatgaactcTTGAATGCCGACTAAGGTTGTTGATTTGCGAAAATCGCTTGCCACATTCACTACAGCAATATGGCCTCTCACCTGTATGAAATCGTTTGTGTGTCTGAAGATTACTTATTTGTGAGAACTgtctgccacattcagaacaggagtATGGCTTCACTCTCGTATGAATTCTTGCATGTCTGTTCAGGTCACTGATATGTTTGAAACGTTTCCCACACTCTgtacagcaatatggtttctccccagtgtgaattcgTGTGTGTGTCTGAAGGTTGCTGATTTGTGAGAAATGTCTACCACATTCAGAGCAAgaatatggtttctctccagtatgaattcttgaaTGTCTTTTCAGATTACCAGTTTgggagaatcgtttgccacattcagtacaACAATGTGGTTTTTCACCCGTGTGGATCTGCCTATGTTTTTGAAGACTGCATTTAAATGCaaagagttttccacattcagaacagccataAGGTTTCTCCTCAGGTTGAATGATTTGATCCTTAGAATCACGGTTATGTTTAAAAAGTTTCCCACACTCTTGGCAGATGTACAAAGAGGCATGGTTTGTGTTGTGCATCTGCTGGTGAAGCTTGATGGAGTCTATCATTGTCAGCTTGACAAGAGGGAGAGAGCAACATTGCAAAGAGTCCATTTTCAGTATTTCTGGATCAGACATCCAGTTCTTCATGGCTTCATTGTGCTGGTCCCACTGAATTCCACAATGAGCAGAAGATTCGTCAGATGTTGAAGAACACTGGGGGCCACTGCCTTCCTCTGGCAAAAATGCTTTAAGATAAGAAAATTGCAATCATTTAGACATTGGAAAAGCAAATTGAAACTCCAGcagtccaaaaataaaaaaataataattatgaacTCATCAGTTATATTTTGTGaaggattacaaaaaaaaaagagcataaCAGTTTTGATTCAGAGTGCCAGTATCACAGTATATTGCCTGCAAGATTTGCTTGCATAAGTAAAACCtggataacaaaaataaaaaagcttttaaaaaattatCATAGCGATGTGTTGCATGTTTGTTTAAcatatacaagtaagaatttcactgtactccatACACGGGACAATGATGAAGCTATAAGACTATACTTTCTTACTCTCTTAATAACCAGCCGatttccatttatccattttctttgcttttaagtCAGATTCAGTGCTGTGGGTGTGACAAATCTCCAACAATGGAGCATCACGTCATGTCAGCAACTATGCCACAAAATAGCACTATCCAGTTTAATGGAGAGAAATATCAAGCATATAAGTTGCATATTTATGACCCTACTGGATCACATGAGAATTTTGTTATGTACTGCTCTGGGGTATGAAATTTGTGGTAGGGGTTGAAGGATCTGTATTGATCTTTGTCTTTGGAAGAACACATTTTAGAAATACAAGCTCTCTCTTCCTTCAAGGAATACAGCCTGTAGAATACGGGGAGGGGTTGGGGgcaagatgatgatgatgattattatttggCAGGCACCTTTAACCAAGGGGACTTACAAAcacttgagatacaattggttacacttACAAAGGGGTCACAAAACATCAGTAGTGGGATTGAGCCCTCAAACTCAGGGATTATAGTCAAAAAGTTCATAAAAGTCTTGATAAAGAGCTGAATCTCTGGGAGCCCCACTCATGCAAGAGGTGTGTCAAGGACTGGATAAATCGATGTTTGCAGTCATGCTGGTGTCGCTGCTGCTCGTTTCATATAGAAGGCCTTACAGTATCTTTGCTATCTCATCCATACAGAGGAAATGCTGTGTCTCTACTCTTCAATCCAGGGGCCATACCGACCACATTGGACCAGAGATCCGTCAACATATTAACACAGAAAGCTGCATGTTAGCATAAACACACAAGATATACTGTTTATTGATCAGGTTGTGGTAATATTACTGGCACACTCATTttactttaatgtaattttggaCACAGCTAGATATTGtaagtttatatatgtatgtgaataAAATGTGTAACTTTTTCTTCTGTCGGTTCTTGTACTTTATCCATTTGCCTAGTGAGCCCTGGCAAAGAGCAGGCTGGTAAGGGTAAAAATATAACAGCTATAGATGAGATTTGAGGAATTCTGTTAAGGTTGATGTAGTAAACAGTTGGAATAAAAGAACAGGGCCACCCTAGGATCCTACCACAATAAAACACACACTTTAAACAAAATGGAGATGAGCCAGTTAACACAATAAATATGCAAGAATTGGAGCATTGGAGTAAGTGCAATAATCTGTCTTTTAATGTGGATAAGATGAAAGAGATGATTGCTGACTTCAGAAAGTCCCATGCTGTCCACACCCCAAGGGCTCTATGTGAATGTGGTCAAGAGTACCAAATTCTTTGGTGTGAACTCCGTGATCGGACCTTACTTGGTCAAGAAACACCACCTTCATACCTAAGAAGGCTCAGCGGCATGTTGGCTTCCTTCAGTGACTGATAAAGGCAAGCCTACCTCCTCCATTCTTATCACATTCTATTCAGGCAGTATAAACAGCACTCAAACCAGTTGCACCACCATCTGGTTATCGAACCTCAGTGTCTCCAATGTAAGGTTCTACAATGCACAGTGCACACAGCAAAAATATCATTGGACCTTCTCTGCCCTCCACTAAAGACATCTTTATTAAATGTTGCATCTGCAAATCCTACACCACTGTGGACGACTGCTTCCACTCCTTCCAGAGTCTCTATGTTCTACTTTCTTCTGAAGTACTATAGCATCTGAAACAGTTACGCCAGATTCTGTAAAAGCTTCTGCCACATAgctgtctggactctgaactctgtgctgctccctgccctcagatctgctcctggTAGCTTATTATATGCAGTAGCCTTGTAGCTACTGTTGCTTGTATTATACATTTTTGGTATTagttacatttacatatatttttttatattttattgtactacaaagatgagagagaaacaatattttgattcttctgtatgttctgcacatatagtgaattgacaataaaaggttgtttgatttaattttgatatctatatctactgtgtatatatatatatatatatatatatcttaatatataatacgctaccatggctgtctgattgtctgtccaggattttaaattacctgtagcttaCAAGccatttgacctgaaatttggtacacatatactatatgacttctactgtccgctttcagggtgatgatttttattcttctttttatttttattttattgtagaatcaactcttggtagGGTGGCCACACGCATGTGTATgggccgttctcattccctaccaccttctccgtgacttctcctacctcttcatatcttaaatcattcttcaggcagattgaacacttaagtgctagcttaagtgaaaactaagaaaaatgtaataagtaattgcaacacaataactgacttaatcagttttaacgcaaaagatgctgacagaaaaTGAGAAGCAGccgccgctagagtggagaaagaagagctgctcgaAGCAGCAAGCTtttcaacctctgagcaaacgaatgctaaacagagacagagaaagaggatgaaaactaggaatgctcaagtcaagtgtattcactgaatGTTATTGTGTggtacgccattactggtttgtttatatatatatatatatattttttttttcattacctgCTATTTACTGCATTTATGTATCTATTTCTATTACAGTATGGCACAGTACAGCTGTTCTTgacttgcacttgtcctgtgtttatgtttaTGCTGCACTTTGGTCCTGAGGAATATTATTTTGTGTCACTACAATGTATGGATTGTACGACAACAAAATCAGTTGCCTTGAAATATAAATACATTCTTATTTTCTGATATCTGAAACCCACAAAAATAACTCTAATGCAGTAACAAAATACTTTCAGCATTTGCTAAATCATAATGCTAAGTTGAGATATACAATAGACAAATCACAGCCCTAATAAATTCTTAACTAATCCCCACTATAAGTCTTAACAGAGCCTTCAGTTTTGGAAGCGTTTGTAACACAACACTGAGTTAAACAGCGTAAATAGTGCTAGTGATGTCATGATGACCAACTTCAAGAAGATGCTAAGATGGCAGCAGCAACCAGCATCCTGAAAACCATTTCAGAAACTGGCGgcaccgtaaaaaaaaaataaataaaaagtctttataGGACAGACATTCAAAAGTTTCTGcactattatattttctttggaaatggtgaatcgggaggagtagtaattgggcataaaagttggtacaatgcttggaaaattgcattgcaaaggaaggggactgtgtagaaaagtgatgtaatttgtatT
This genomic window from Polypterus senegalus isolate Bchr_013 chromosome 4, ASM1683550v1, whole genome shotgun sequence contains:
- the LOC120528880 gene encoding zinc finger protein OZF-like; protein product: MSWKKEQAPSKKRIVRDLVQHEQELELVHPKLEGHEFGFAIIKPEHFEQECIRIKVEDYDQMPVFKQDAPLQNDSSLSMCPTFKKEMHCSPQSHSFPMEHSSLALEINMAEELGDSAGEQEEQSARELGKSFLPEEGSGPQCSSTSDESSAHCGIQWDQHNEAMKNWMSDPEILKMDSLQCCSLPLVKLTMIDSIKLHQQMHNTNHASLYICQECGKLFKHNRDSKDQIIQPEEKPYGCSECGKLFAFKCSLQKHRQIHTGEKPHCCTECGKRFSQTGNLKRHSRIHTGEKPYSCSECGRHFSQISNLQTHTRIHTGEKPYCCTECGKRFKHISDLNRHARIHTRVKPYSCSECGRQFSQISNLQTHKRFHTGERPYCCSECGKRFSQINNLSRHSRVHTGEKPYSCSECGKLFSQISDLNRHLRIHTGEKPYYCSVCSKQFSNSGDLKRHIRIHTGEKPRRQKQEGDVRTCVNIWHH